Sequence from the Miscanthus floridulus cultivar M001 chromosome 16, ASM1932011v1, whole genome shotgun sequence genome:
AGGTGGCTCTGTGGGAGTCAATCTTAATGGTGAGGAAAAGTAGTTTTTTCAAACCTGGGAAGGGGTTAAGGCATGGTGATCCTATCTCTCCCTTGCTTTTTAACTTAGTAGGTGATGTTCTCACAAAAATGCTCCGGAAGGGGGCTGAGAGGGGTATCATTAAGGGAATTGCTGAAAACTTTAGAGTAGATGGTATTGTGTCGTTGTAGGTATGCATACGACACCATTCTTTTTTCTAGAGTTGAGGAGGAATATACTATGAACCTGGAAGGTATTCTCATTTGGTTTGAACAGTTGTCTAGGCATGaggatcaattttcataaaagtgaATTAATCCCAATGAATGTTGAACCTGAAGTAGTTCATAGTCTTGCTCATTTGTTCTCCTGTCCGGTTGGTAGCTTACCTATCAAATATTTAGGGGTTCCTCTGCATTTTGAGAAGCTCAGTAGGGAGGACATTCAGCCTCTAGTAGATAAAATGTTGAAAAAGTTGGCCGGCTGGAGAGGTAGACCATTGTCCTATGCAGGAAAACTAGTTCTGATTAAGTCTTGTTTAGCTAGTATTCCTGTATACTTACTCTCGTTTATTAAATTTCCTAAATGGGCCATTAGAATTCTAGACTCACATCTGGGTAACTGCTTATGGGATGATAGCCCTACTGCCCGCAAAATTCATTTGGCCAACTAGGAAAGTGTGAGTATGATGAAAGAGTATGGAGGTCTAGGTGTTCCTAACTTGAGAGATTTAAATTTGTGTCTCTTAGCCTCTTGGATCAATAGGTATAATTTAGATGGTGATAAGATGTGGAGGCAATTTTTAGGTTTCAAGTATAAAACATGCTAGACCAAACATGTTTTATAGCTCCTCCACTGGTGCTTCTGAATTCTTTAAAGGTATGATGAGAGCTGCTTCTGCAGCAAAAATGGGTTATAGATGGCGTATAGAAAATGGCAATAAGTGCAAATTTTGGAAAGATAATTGGTTAAGTACTTCTAGTCTAGCTATTCAATACTAGGAGATCTATGTGTTAATTAATGAGAAGAATGCTACTGTTGCATCCCTTTGGGATGGCAGTGATGTGAAATGTACTTTCAGAAGATGTGTTGATGGTAGATTATACAATCTTTGGTTAGAAGTAGTCCAGTTAGCTTCTACTATCATTTTTACTAATGAGGAAGATTATCTAATTTGGCAATTTAATTCTCAGGGTGTTTACTCTTCACCATCCTTGTACAAAGTCATTAATTTTAGGGGAATTCCTCATGTATATGTTCCTGTTGTTTGGGCACTGAAGGTCCCACATAGAGTCCATTTTTTTCCTATGGTTATTGTCGAAGAATAAAGTTCTGACTAGAGATAATTTGAGTATTAGGAAGAAGATCAAGGATTCTACTTGTTTGTTTTGTTCAGAGGCTGAAATTGTCAATCATTTATATTTTGATTGTGATAGTAGCAAAGCAACTTTGGTCCATTCTTTCTGAAATCTTAAATAAGCAAGTTGGTACAGACTTTGTGTCTATAGGAACTACTGTGGATTAGCAATAGAAAATTTGTAGTGGAGAATATTTTTTGTGCTGCTGCCCTATAGGGTCGTGGAAACTAAGAAATAGCCTGTGTTTTCAGGGAATGCTCTGGGTCGATGCGCGAGTGCTGGTAGTGAAGATAACAGCTATGCTGCACAGTTGGAGTCCTCTATGTCCGAAGGAGAAAGTCCCAGAATTTCTAGATCGCCTGGACAAGCTGAAAAGCTTCGCTACAAGACCTCACCTGACCTACCTAGTTGAGTCAGGATGAATGACCAATGGGAACGTGTCTTATATCAAGCTGGGGCTGATTGGAAGAACAATGCTTTACCTGATGAAGCTAAAGCCCTGCTGGCCAATGGGGATGACCTAGAGAAGATGGTGCGTGAAAGGAACTGGATTAACTTTTCGAGCCTTACGGAAGCCTGGAGAATGCAATGTCTGATGTCAGTAGTTACACTTGTTGTTCTTGTGCTTTCTGTTTTGCCTGATGAGGCTTTATGTGCTCAGGTGGAATTCTGAACTCTGAGATTTTGTAAGGCACTAAACGGTTTGGTCTTTGCAATATAAAAGCTGAGGGCCACCCTTGAACTCTAAAAAAAATGTCTATATTTaaatatgtattttttttatcaaaatcttTATTTTTAGGAACCAAGAGTTTGTTGGAGTTGCTCTGATCTCAATCTCGATCGAGCACTCACAGCCATCAATCACCCTTTTTGTCCGTGTAGCGGCAACTCACCGAAGACGCAGGCAGAGACGCGCGCGCACGTCCTGACCCGCGTCACCCGCCCCTCGGCCCTGTCACTTTCGAGCGAGCGCGTGTGTGCGCTCAGTGAGCCAGTGACCATCCTCCCACCCTGCTCTCCTCGGCTCCCCCACCAAGAACCCCAAGATTCGCTCGCCCGGCCGGCCGACATGGCCAGATCGGCGCCGGGGCCGCCGCCGCAAGACTACGCGGCCGCGGGCTCCGGCCatcgcgcctcctcctcctcctcctcgcccgccGCGTCCTGCGTCGTGGcggtcctcttcctcctcctggccgccggcggcgcggcggcggcgctgttcGTGCTCTTCCGCCCGCGCGCGCCTGCCATCGCCGTGACGGCCGTGCAGCTGCCCGCCTTCTCCGTGGCCAACGGCACCGTGGCCTTCACCTTCCAGCAGCTGGCCTCCGTGCGCAACCCGAACCGGTCCCCGCTCGCGCACTACGACAGCTCCCTCCACGTCGCCTACGCCGGCGGCGAGGTCGGCTCCATGTACATCCCGGCCGGCCAGATTGACGGCGGCCGCAGGCAGTACATGGCCACCAGCTTCACCGTCCCCGCCTTCGCCGTCTcggtctccgccgccgccgccgcggcgcagcCGACCACCATCTCCGTCCCCGCGTCCGGCCCGTCCCCGCACGTCACTGCGGCTCTAGTGCAGGGGCCGGTGATGGAGGTGGACTCGCTGCTGCGGGTCAAGGGCAAGGTCACCGTTCTCAAGGTGTTCACCCACCACGTCGAGGCCGCCAAGGTGTGCCGCATTGGCGTCTCGCCGGCCGACGGCCGCGTGCTCGGCTTCCGGTGCTGACCGTCGGCCGATCTCACTAATGCTGGCCGCCCCCGCCCGGCCAAGATCTGACAATCTCATCACCCCTTCAGCCTGGTCGGTAGGCCCTGCTCTCCAAATCAAAAGTAGCCTCTTCGATTCAGACTTCAGTTCAGTCATCAGTGAAATTGTAAGATAAGGTTGTTCGATTTGTAAATTAGATTAATCTCTACGGTTCTCAAGATTTGTTGTACTTCTTTATGCTTGTCTGATTTACTAGATTTTGCGGCCGACGTGTTCTTGTTGTTGTAGATTATCACGGGTATATATTTCATAGTCAGAGTCCAGACCAAACAAAGATTTGGTTCTTGAGATGGCGGTTCTTGTTCCAGTGGGAATATTGGTTGCTTATGTCAACCAAACATAGTGACGGGAAATTAATAATATCAGTTTGCAATGCATTCCGCTTTCattcttgcaaaattcaagttGAGATTACCGTAATGGGTAGCAGATTCTTTGGGGGTGATTAGGTCGAGCATATTCTGAGC
This genomic interval carries:
- the LOC136513925 gene encoding uncharacterized protein; translated protein: MARSAPGPPPQDYAAAGSGHRASSSSSSPAASCVVAVLFLLLAAGGAAAALFVLFRPRAPAIAVTAVQLPAFSVANGTVAFTFQQLASVRNPNRSPLAHYDSSLHVAYAGGEVGSMYIPAGQIDGGRRQYMATSFTVPAFAVSVSAAAAAAQPTTISVPASGPSPHVTAALVQGPVMEVDSLLRVKGKVTVLKVFTHHVEAAKVCRIGVSPADGRVLGFRC